The following nucleotide sequence is from Zea mays cultivar B73 chromosome 1, Zm-B73-REFERENCE-NAM-5.0, whole genome shotgun sequence.
GTTCTAATTTTGACTCGCACAATTTCTCCAGCAAGAGTCAAGTAGTTCAGCTTGCTGGACATTTTTGGAGAATTCTGATACTTTTATACCTTATTACTAGTAGATCCAGACTAATTAAGTATAGAGAGCATTCTAACATTGCAGCAGAAACCTTCCAATGCCCAGAACTTTGCGTTGCTTCGCTAATGGAAACATGAGAAAGACACAAACGGCCCTGCCTCCATTTGGGGCAAGCACAGTCCCCTATTAACTGAGCCAAGTCAGATATGTACAGAGTGGCTGCATATGATTAAAGATGCATGCAGGCACTAAACAAGTTTCTAAAGCACCACCGGAAGGCTTTCGGTTCCAAATCAGTTCAGGCACTTCCAAAAGCTTGAGCAAAGCATGAAAATGGAGGACATGGGGGCATAAGATTAACTGGAGCTGGGCACTGGCTGAAGGTCGTCGGGAAGGTCGCGTCGGAAGTCATTTGATGTGGGAATCATACACGCTGAAGATGACGTCTGGGACAATCAGAGGCAGCTTGCTTATGTACATGAACAGCCGTCTGAGGTTCTCGCTCGACACCGTCTCCATGTCGACCACATCTTGGTCCTCAACATAGATCCACAGGTCACTAGGACAGGTCTTCTTCAGGTTGTCACGGCAGAATGGGCAGGACTGCGATCTTGAACTCCTGTAGGAAAACCAATGTTATCGTCAAAGTATGGTATCTGGAACATAGACAGCATTCAATCTTAATGCTGATATAATACAATGAACCCTGAAACAAGACATTCAGAAATTCAGTCGAAGTTAAGCTGAATGAAAAGGTTACACTGGCAAAAAGAACACAGACAAACCACAAATATTATTGGAACACCTAGTACACAAGATCAATAAATCGCAGACACCCACCATCAGGGCTTGCTAACATACAAAGCTACTATTAATTATGATCGGCAGGGCCACAAGTTTAATGAGCTAAATTGTTAGCTGCAGTGAACAAAGGAATAATGTGCCTTCATAGCCTAGAACCAATTGGCCGTAAACATAGTGCACGGTCTATACAAGAAGATGGATGATTATGTGCGTGGATTGGACAAAAATGAAAAATCAATACTTGACTCGGCACACCAGTCAGATTCCTCTTTGCACTGAAGGAATGGCAGAACATAGTTCAAAAAATCCAGGTGGTGAATCGCCACATTTACCCTACTTACTGTAGTTGGCAAAATCAGATGAATATCACAATGCCACTTTCCAACGACCACTTCATTTTCAGAATGATACAGACAGTGGGAAAGCATGTAAATGAATACAGATCTGCTTCACAGAGCACTATTTTTTTTAAAGAACCGGCATGAGATCTGCCTGTtgtattaagggggtgtttggtttctagggactaatttttagtccctccatttatCCCATTTTAGTACCTAAATTTCCAAATagagaaactaaaactctattttagtttccatattcagcaatttatgaactaaaatggaataaaatggggAGACTAAAAAATagttccctagaaaccaaacatcctCTAAAGAGAGGAAAGACCCCAAGGGTCAAAGTACAATGTACACATGAAAACAACAACACAACCGCACGGCAAAAAAACAATGTACACCTGAAAACAGCAACACAACCGCCCACGGCAATCAATGAGAACAATGTTTCACAGAGCACTATGTCCTGTTGATCTAATATCACTTCATTTTCAGAATGACAGACAATGGGAAAGCATGTAAATGAATACAGATCTGTTGCATAGAGCACTATATTCTGTTGAGCTAGTATCACTTCATTTTCAGAACGATACAGACAATGGGAAAGCATGTAAATGAATACGTTTCACAGAGCACTATGTTCTGTTGAGCTTGTGTGCGGAGGGGTAAGGGGTTCCACTTCCATCGTGTTTACAAGCATATAAGTTGCTGGAAAGAACAAGGAAGATGAGTTTAAGCTTATCTGTAGCTACTGTTCACAGCAACTAATGTTTAGCAGGATATATACCTTGCTATGATACAGATATGTGGAGGAATGATATAGATGAGTCATCTAGCTAAAAAGCTTGTTAATCGATAATGATAACATAAGTCTACGCAAGAAGTTTGCACTTGCACAGCAGTAAAAGAAGGGTGATTGAGATTTGAGAATATAACACTCAATGCAGTCACAGAAAACACATGGGCAGAAACTGAATCATGCACATACCAGTCCTGGTAACATCTGATACACATAGCATGGGTGCAGTTGGGCAACACAACTTTGCTGTTCATCTCCATGCAAATCCCACACTCCTCTTCCCTCTCAACATCAATATCAGATAAGGTGTCCCGTCCATCCTCATCTTTCTTTCTGTACTTCTCCATGCATACGGCCTTCTGCTTCTTGTCCTCGACATCAGTGATCCCCCTTTGCAGTTGCAGCAAAGAAGGAAATATCACAGCTGCTCATGCCGAATATATAGTAATTCTGATCAGCAATGCAGCACAAAAAAAAAATAACATAGTTAGACAAAGATGTAATAACATCATGCCCTCCTACCATAGAATTCTTTGATGCTGGATTTCCTCTCATGAGTCGACATGGTTGTTGTGCCATCCACATAAACCTGAACAATGACTCAATGAGCTACAGATTCAGCAGGGCACATCCACAATGTGAGCACGGCACCAACAAACGCGCAACAGACCTTGTATATGAGGATTCTCAGCAGACCAAGAGCCCCTGCGAGGCTGCAGTCCGTCCACTGCACCAGGAAGAGGAATATATGAGCTGCGGGACTGTACGACAGCCGCATCTGCAGGCACGCACCATCATAGTCCCGGGGAAACTCGGAGGCCCTGCTCATCCAAATAAACAACTAGCATCACTTGGCAGATCACATGCTGATGAAGCAACCCTCACCTAAAGACCACACTAGTGGACTCATCTCGTACCCTTTTCTTCTTAAGCAGAAAATTATATATAATTTAGAACGCTAAAACACATGGGAATCAGGGTTTGTTTAAACATCCTAAACACATGGGATTCCCACATGATCTACTGCCGCTTCGCCACTCGTGCGTGAACGGATAGGGCAACCACCACAACGGATCCCAATGGAGGGGGGCGAACCGGCGCTCGGTCAGTCAATCTATCACCCTCCCTGGCCGCCGCATTGCGCAACCCCGGCAGCAGGCCGAGGAGTCGGCGACGGCGCGACGCAGCCCCACCGAAACCCCCAAGCACCCGCTCGATCACGGAGGCAGACAGAGAAACGAGAAGGACATGGGCCCGTACTAGTGAACTGGAGCAGAATCGACAGGGGATGTGAGGCGGCGCTGGAATCAGGacggggagagaggagggaggcggGCGAGAGCTGGGCTTACAGGGTGTTGGCGTGCTGGATGTCAGCTTCGAGCACCTTGATGGAGTCCCTGTACGCCTTCCGCATCCTCCTCCACCGCTGCCCTTCTCATCCAAGTGCCGCGCGCTAACGGCGACCCCCTCCCTCCTCGCCGCGACGAAGTGATCTCCCGAACCTGGCCGACCGCCGAGCGCCGGAGCCGGGGGCTTGCGATTGCGATGGGAAGGAGGTGAAGAAAGGTAGCCGGGGTCTGGCCTCTGGGTCTCGGGCACCGCGCGGTAGGGGCGGGGGTGGGGTGGGGTGGGTGGCGTGGGGGCAGCGGTGGTGGGCTTTGAGGGGAGGCCGGGAGGAGACGAtgagggcgcggggcagggccggGCGTGAGTGGGCGCGGGCGTGCCGGGCGCGCAGGCAGACAGGGGTGAGCACAGCGCGCCGCGTGTGCCCGCGGCGAGCGTGGCCGCGTTCGGGATGCGTGAGAATCCCGTGGGTCTGGGCACCTGTCCCCGCCCCTGGCCGTCTGCCGGCCCAGCTCTTGTTTTACCGGTGTCCTGCCGTGGTAAAAGTATTCTTTTTTTTTTCCGTGGAAAGCAGCCGTGCAACGGACACGGACGTCGGAAGTCACCAAAAGCGGCAAGGCTGTCCCCAACAACCGTTCTGAAATAAGTAGACACATAGAATATTTTAATTTTAGAATAATTTTTAGCTACAAATTTAAAATCTGAATAATTTATAAGTTGTGCAAGTCGCCAATGCTTACTAACAATAGATAGCTTAATAACAGTTGGATACATATATAAAAATTATTTATATGCAATAGTCCCATAAACATGATGCCTTGCATTTTATTTAATGCTAATTCATACCTTGCATTTAAAAAAGTGTTGCCAACGATCTATGTGAACTAAAGTTAGGAACATATTTCAGGCATATCATGTCATGTCTGTACATTTAACATGATGGAAAACATTGTATTATAATAAAAGACAACTATAAGTTCTTTATAAAGGAAGTTTTAAAAGCTACTCCCTCCATTCGTTTTTATATGTCGTTTAAATTAAGAAAACATAGATTTAACAATATTACCTTTATATCTTCTTTGTTTGTCCATGAAAACGTCTAACAGTAAGTAAAGCAATGTGTCGAAAGAGGAGAGGTAAATATGGAAAACCACATAAAGTTTGTAAAAGGTTGTTATTTAAAAAAACACTTTTACTTTGTGAAGTGACGTCATATTAAAACGAACAGAGAGAGTACTAACTATGCATATTTCCTAGTTTTTATGAGCCTTGCACATGTTTAGTCTCTGACATTGCTCTAATCTTCATTGTGCCTTGACCTCTATTTTTTAATCCTATAATGTAAGTGGGGGAGTGTAAAAAATTAGTGAAGATGGAAGTTGTCAATTCAATCAATAGCAGAATAATATTGTTACTGTTATGTGCAACCACTTTTTGGAGGTAATTCCAATGGTGATGTCTCTGCATAATATTTCTAAGTGGGACTTCATCTACCTGTTAAGAAATAGATACAATAATAACTATTAAATAGAATAAATTTAGAACGACTTATGTTGAAGGCTAAAAAAagcctcgcggacggtccggccctgaggccggatggtccgcggtccggacagtccgcggtggtggcgcggatggtccgcgcgtgcgcagagtcagttagggttcctagtttctcgccggATTTATtatctaaaaccgcgggattaactcagaAATCAGTttgaaacggatccagacctctccctttatatagatgaagggctacgaccgattgaacccccgaacaatcgatcaaatcaaatctATTCCTCGTTTTACCTTACacattaggagtagctctagtttagccctagtttagtattccaatcctcaaattcttcgcctctcttcgactctacgtcgattggaggagtctaggtcggcctgccgagcctagacaacccctaggatctctcctccccgacggggtccctcccgggagcgagatccaggcgccgccagcgaccttcgccgccccctgtgcacgcgtggaccgtctgGCCTGTAGGCAcgaaccgtccggccgtcaggcagggaacgccagcccctgtaccaggtcacggactgtccggcccctggccgtggaccgtccacgcctctgcagagggcaccgccatcgGTTCTCACGCAgtgtttggcgcccgaaaaaggcaccaacatacttttggcgactccgctggggaataggtgtctagacctgctaaaaatcggcccatagatggccagttctaaggatcacaccaagatctccaccaccaacatcatcaagccggccatggaggcgctcccggctgatgaccaaagaccctttgaagacctcgtaatgcgcgatgagaaggaggtgatgcggcaatggaacgaacaacgcgacaaggaagaggcggaactgctacataaactctccgaacggcgcaaggaggcgacagaaaagtacttgtcacacttcacggtggatcgccaccagaaggtcatccgtcaaggggagatcgacatggaatctctcctacctccacttcagggtcccgctgtaagtactccagatctatctcttacgactttcatggatcaacgaggagatcagttaaagcaatatgtagatgaatctgTTAAAATGCATCtacgtgcatacgagaaatcaACTGCTCCTAGCTTCCCATCGCGAGAGTTTAATACAGAGCCACCCgcgtcaaacacatcggctataaatgggtcacccttgacccaaccatcatatggtatgccgatgcacgctttcgtgtcaccatcacagccgcaaccactaggcacgcggcaggtactggacgcgaccggaccgtccgagcgtcatctcagacagtccggttataccgcggaccgtccggcgtattcTGTTGGACCGTCCGACCCgatgcaggcccgcacacaaaacactcaggtcgcaccgtacatggccgAAACATCAGGGTACAACCCCGAACAATTCGGCTCCATCACGGACCATCCGGTGCatcacgccggacagtccggatatgttgcggaccgtccgccatcttacgtcggaccgtccggatatggcatgaactggccgacgtattacgccggaccatccgactctacacgagtccacgcgcagactgcccaatggatggtcgccagacatggtggagaggatcagagacgaggtagccgggatgttcagagacaaactcggtgttagtgtgttAGGTATAGGacaatcgtatcggaagccttatagccaccgattcgacaccgtgccatatctgcagggaactagaataccagacttctctaagttttctggtgaaggtgggaaaagcacacaTGAACATAttagccaattcatagcacacttgggagaattggctgatggggaagcgtaccacgttcgtttattctcgttgtcccttactgatacagcattcgcatggtacgcagctttgccaccaaactctattaactcttgggaagaattagagcagaaattccatgaacacttcttctcaggagaacatgaattagaattagctgacttagcttcagtccgacaagggcctgaagaatcggttaatgactatatccggaggttccgaaacattagaaaccgatgctttcagatccATGTCGCAGAAAAACAATTAACAGGGCTGGCTTTCAATGGattgcgaccctacttaaaagaaaaattagatggcacccaattcttttcgCTAGTACACTTGCACCAAcgggctatgacctgtgaaagccgaagtaaggaaacatcaaaatcggctagccataagatgcatctagtggcATACGATAATTCagacgatgaatccacggatgtatacaccgccgaactagtttggccaggacaggctaaaccttcagcatgttctgctttacagtcgattcgcaagaatcgacaagaagaagttaagtttacttttaatgttgccaaatgcgataaaatatttgacgagctactaaaaaacggcaacattaaattaactcatactattcctcctcctgatgaattaaaaaggcatgcttattgtaagtggcataattccttttctcatgccaccaatgattgtaatattTTTCGTCGAcaaatacaatcggccataaatgagggccgattggcttttcaggagatgcaagtagacacacaaccttttcctattaatacaatagaacccacatgcaaaaaggtcttggttcggcccgaaatggccgataaaggcaaaggtagGGGCATCGTCATTGGCGATCCTCGCATGTCAATTATatcgcaaaaggagattgctcgaaaggcttcggacgGGAAGGCTAAAAAGTCCGAAGGCGTCGAGGGGCAGGCACAATTAATAGACCAAACACATTAGCCTGGCCCGAACATCGCAGATGGTCCGACACCTATGTGTGGACGGTCTggtgctcagacaaacggtctGGTTAATCC
It contains:
- the LOC100126941 gene encoding E3 ubiquitin-protein ligase AIRP2 isoform X1 codes for the protein MRKAYRDSIKVLEADIQHANTLASEFPRDYDGACLQMRLSYSPAAHIFLFLVQWTDCSLAGALGLLRILIYKVYVDGTTTMSTHERKSSIKEFYAVIFPSLLQLQRGITDVEDKKQKAVCMEKYRKKDEDGRDTLSDIDVEREEECGICMEMNSKVVLPNCTHAMCIRCYQDWVHCIISALRLNAVYVPDTIL
- the LOC100126941 gene encoding E3 ubiquitin-protein ligase AIRP2 encodes the protein MRKAYRDSIKVLEADIQHANTLASEFPRDYDGACLQMRLSYSPAAHIFLFLVQWTDCSLAGALGLLRILIYKVYVDGTTTMSTHERKSSIKEFYAVIFPSLLQLQRGITDVEDKKQKAVCMEKYRKKDEDGRDTLSDIDVEREEECGICMEMNSKVVLPNCTHAMCIRCYQDWSSRSQSCPFCRDNLKKTCPSDLWIYVEDQDVVDMETVSSENLRRLFMYISKLPLIVPDVIFSVYDSHIK